A single region of the Pseudalkalibacillus berkeleyi genome encodes:
- a CDS encoding YqeG family HAD IIIA-type phosphatase, whose amino-acid sequence MLKRLLPNEHVPSIYDIDANELLDRGIKGIITDLDNTLVEWDRPEATPELIKWFAMLKEKGLQVTIVSNNNEERVRSFSYPLNIPFIFRARKPMTNAFKRAAKNMNLNNEEVVVVGDQIFTDVLGGNRLGLYTILVVPVAKNDGLATKLNRYMERHVLEWFKRKGLINWEE is encoded by the coding sequence TTGTTAAAACGTTTATTACCAAATGAACATGTCCCATCAATTTATGATATAGATGCGAATGAATTGTTGGATAGAGGAATTAAAGGTATTATCACAGATTTGGACAACACACTTGTCGAATGGGATCGTCCTGAGGCGACTCCAGAACTTATAAAATGGTTTGCAATGCTGAAAGAGAAGGGACTACAAGTGACGATCGTGTCCAATAATAATGAGGAACGGGTGAGAAGCTTTTCATATCCGCTTAATATCCCATTTATCTTTCGTGCTCGAAAACCGATGACAAATGCCTTTAAACGAGCTGCGAAAAATATGAATCTTAACAATGAAGAAGTTGTAGTTGTTGGTGATCAGATTTTCACTGATGTCTTAGGTGGAAATCGTCTAGGGTTGTATACCATACTAGTCGTCCCTGTGGCGAAAAATGATGGACTAGCAACTAAATTAAATCGTTACATGGAAAGACATGTATTAGAATGGTTTAAACGAAAGGGTCTAATTAACTGGGAGGAATGA
- a CDS encoding sporulation histidine kinase inhibitor Sda, with protein sequence MENLSDELLIESYHKARELKLSNDFITLIKQEIDRRHLSPKLITTYL encoded by the coding sequence ATGGAAAATTTATCAGACGAGCTTCTCATTGAATCCTATCATAAGGCGCGAGAGTTAAAGCTGAGCAACGATTTCATTACTCTCATTAAGCAAGAAATTGACCGTCGTCATCTTTCCCCAAAATTAATAACGACTTATTTGTAA
- a CDS encoding Na+/H+ antiporter subunit A — translation MLQFAVLAPFLTALFVPFFFRYIRTVHTGWFVLPIPFVLFIYFLSQMGSVSKGINISSVVEWVPSLEMNFSFYLDGLSLLFSLLISGIGALVTLYSIFYLNKNEKLNNFYVFLFIFMGAMLGVVLSDNVYGLYLFWELTSISSFLLIGYWYDREASRYGALKSMVITVLGGLSMLGGFILLSYVTGTTSIREMIAASDQVIDSPYFTGILLLILLGAFTKSAQFPFHIWLPDAMEAPTPVSAFLHSATMVKAGIYLTARLFPIFGGTDLFFILVTGFGLLTLCWGSYMAVRQTDLKAILAFSTISQLGMIMSMLGFGTKAAIFAAIFHIFNHATFKGSLFMVAGIIDHETGTRDIRKLGGLMTLMPISATLAFFGTFSMAGVPLPFFNGFLSKEMFFETSLHITSTSDLVTAIAPIIPVLAVLGSIFTFVYSMYFFFYTFTGNKKDELPVKPHEAPIGMLLSPIVLVVFVIVVGLLPNLINEPILTPAAIAVFGSAPGKHIAFWHGFAPQLYMSLTVVALGTVLFLTLKYWRKIYNWLPGPLSANKVYDFVNEGQYKLAERTTNSYMTGSLRHYVLYILVFLVGATGITLFVTEGFVIETDDLAPISWPEIAVGMVMAIAAFATIVMKNRIAAILVLGIVGYGLSLLFVFFRAPDLALTQLIVETVTVALFLLCFYHLPKLDTKKQPVGSRIVNMAISISVGVLVTMVAIASHSSKKFETIAHYFIKESHHLGGGDNVVNVILVDMRGLDTLFEITVLGIAALGIYAMIRLRKEEETD, via the coding sequence ATGTTACAGTTTGCAGTTCTTGCTCCTTTTCTGACGGCATTATTCGTGCCGTTTTTCTTTCGATACATAAGAACAGTCCACACTGGCTGGTTTGTTTTACCCATCCCATTTGTTCTGTTTATTTACTTCCTCTCTCAGATGGGATCTGTATCAAAAGGAATAAATATTTCATCTGTAGTTGAGTGGGTACCTTCCCTTGAAATGAATTTCAGTTTCTACTTAGATGGTTTAAGTCTACTGTTCTCATTATTAATTAGTGGAATTGGTGCGCTTGTTACTTTGTATTCCATCTTTTATCTGAATAAAAACGAGAAATTAAACAATTTCTATGTATTTCTCTTCATTTTCATGGGTGCGATGCTTGGTGTCGTCCTCTCAGATAACGTTTATGGGTTATACCTATTTTGGGAACTGACGAGTATTTCTTCTTTTCTCTTAATTGGTTATTGGTATGACCGGGAAGCTTCGAGATACGGTGCACTAAAATCTATGGTGATTACTGTTCTTGGTGGTCTATCCATGCTTGGTGGTTTCATTTTACTTTCTTATGTTACCGGAACAACCAGTATCCGTGAAATGATTGCAGCAAGTGATCAAGTAATTGACAGTCCTTACTTTACAGGTATTTTGTTACTCATTCTTCTAGGGGCATTCACCAAGTCTGCACAGTTTCCATTCCACATTTGGTTACCTGATGCAATGGAAGCACCGACTCCTGTTAGTGCATTTTTGCATTCTGCCACGATGGTTAAGGCAGGCATTTATTTAACCGCGAGACTGTTTCCCATTTTCGGAGGGACGGATTTATTCTTTATTCTCGTCACTGGTTTCGGACTTTTAACGTTGTGTTGGGGATCCTATATGGCGGTAAGACAAACGGATTTGAAAGCGATTCTCGCATTTTCAACGATTAGTCAATTGGGCATGATCATGTCTATGCTAGGTTTTGGAACAAAGGCTGCAATCTTTGCAGCGATCTTCCATATTTTTAACCATGCTACATTTAAAGGAAGCCTGTTCATGGTTGCTGGTATTATTGATCATGAGACAGGGACCAGGGACATTCGCAAGCTAGGCGGATTAATGACACTAATGCCAATTTCAGCTACACTCGCATTCTTCGGCACCTTTTCCATGGCCGGTGTTCCGTTACCATTCTTTAATGGTTTTCTAAGTAAAGAGATGTTTTTCGAAACCTCTTTACACATAACATCTACATCTGATCTTGTTACGGCCATTGCACCGATCATTCCAGTATTAGCTGTTCTAGGAAGTATTTTCACATTCGTTTACTCGATGTACTTCTTCTTCTATACCTTTACTGGAAATAAGAAGGATGAGTTACCGGTTAAGCCGCACGAAGCTCCCATAGGTATGTTATTATCGCCGATTGTACTTGTCGTGTTTGTAATTGTTGTTGGACTGCTACCGAACTTAATTAATGAACCTATTTTAACGCCTGCAGCAATCGCTGTTTTCGGATCGGCACCTGGTAAACATATAGCATTTTGGCATGGATTTGCACCGCAATTATACATGTCACTCACAGTCGTTGCTCTAGGTACGGTATTGTTCTTGACCTTGAAGTATTGGAGAAAGATTTACAACTGGTTACCAGGTCCATTGAGCGCGAATAAAGTTTATGATTTTGTTAATGAAGGTCAATATAAATTGGCAGAACGAACGACCAACTCATACATGACTGGGTCATTGCGACACTATGTTCTTTATATTCTCGTGTTCCTTGTTGGCGCAACTGGTATAACGTTGTTCGTTACTGAAGGTTTTGTCATAGAGACGGATGATCTTGCACCTATTTCATGGCCTGAGATCGCAGTTGGTATGGTTATGGCCATCGCAGCATTTGCAACGATCGTTATGAAAAACCGGATTGCAGCGATACTCGTACTCGGAATTGTAGGTTATGGACTCTCGTTATTATTCGTATTCTTCAGAGCGCCTGACCTTGCTTTGACACAACTTATCGTCGAGACGGTTACAGTTGCTTTATTCTTACTATGCTTCTATCACTTACCGAAGCTTGATACGAAAAAACAGCCTGTTGGTTCTAGAATTGTAAACATGGCGATTTCAATTTCGGTCGGTGTATTAGTTACGATGGTTGCTATTGCGTCACACAGCTCGAAGAAATTTGAAACCATCGCTCATTATTTCATTAAAGAGTCACACCACCTAGGTGGCGGAGATAATGTAGTAAACGTCATCCTTGTTGATATGCGAGGGTTAGATACGCTGTTTGAAATCACTGTGCTAGGAATAGCCGCATTAGGTATTTATGCAATGATTCGACTCCGTAAAGAGGAGGAAACTGATTAA
- a CDS encoding Na(+)/H(+) antiporter subunit C: protein MEILMSILAGLLFTAGIYLLLQRQLLKIIFGTALLSHGAHLLILTMGKLNRGDPPILTEGIDQYTDPLPQALILTSIVISFGVTSFLLVLAYRAYKTNKTDNLEQLRGSDND, encoded by the coding sequence ATGGAAATTCTTATGTCTATTCTAGCTGGTCTACTTTTTACCGCTGGAATATATCTTTTACTGCAAAGACAACTATTGAAAATCATATTCGGAACTGCTCTACTCTCACACGGTGCTCATCTTTTAATTTTGACGATGGGGAAGCTTAATAGAGGGGATCCGCCTATATTGACAGAAGGTATTGATCAATATACGGATCCGCTTCCTCAAGCACTGATTTTGACTTCAATTGTTATCAGTTTTGGTGTGACTTCATTCTTGCTTGTGTTAGCATACCGAGCATATAAAACGAACAAGACTGACAACTTGGAGCAATTGAGGGGATCCGACAATGACTAA
- a CDS encoding Na+/H+ antiporter subunit D has protein sequence MTNLIILPILLPLIAGTLFVFWRKRLPFVRTGAQIVSIMNLLLTTFIMYKVIQDGTIILETGGWIAPYGIILVGDLLSVSLLVATNIIAVAAAFYAPYTLDQGREEHYFYTFFLMLIAGVSGAFLTGDIFNLFVFFEVLLMASYGMIVLGGTRQQLRESIKYVLLNLFSSILFVTTVSFLYSVTGTVNMAQLSERVGQVNQDGILTTIAILFFVVFATKGALFPLYFWMPHAYAKPPAVISALFGALLTKVGIYSILRVFTLIFNGNVDYTHTFFIILAGFTLIFGVVGAMSTNNIKLIIAYNIIPAIGFMIMGVGIFTEGSLAGSVYYLLHDMIIKGALFMLVGAVAIVAGTSDLRKISGLIKQYPLLGWLFFIATLTLAGLPPFSGFIGKLLLLKGAFENGHYVIGAVGLITSLLILVSVMRIFLNGFWGESMTLPTKTRSIRPLYFPITFLLIFSVVLGIGAEWFLPHIQQIGVDLMDPSIYVDTILKE, from the coding sequence ATGACTAATTTAATCATATTACCTATTTTACTACCACTCATCGCAGGCACATTGTTTGTTTTTTGGCGAAAACGGCTACCTTTTGTAAGAACGGGAGCTCAAATCGTATCTATTATGAATTTGCTTCTTACCACTTTCATTATGTATAAGGTTATACAAGATGGTACGATTATTTTAGAAACTGGGGGTTGGATTGCCCCTTACGGCATTATTCTTGTAGGAGATTTATTATCGGTTTCCTTATTAGTTGCAACGAACATCATTGCAGTTGCAGCTGCTTTTTACGCCCCTTATACACTTGATCAAGGGCGGGAGGAACATTATTTTTATACGTTCTTCTTGATGTTGATTGCGGGTGTTAGCGGAGCGTTCTTAACAGGGGACATTTTCAATCTCTTCGTATTCTTTGAAGTGTTGTTAATGGCATCTTATGGAATGATCGTGTTAGGCGGAACGCGACAGCAGTTGCGAGAGTCCATTAAATACGTGTTGCTCAACTTATTCTCATCAATCTTGTTTGTTACGACTGTCAGTTTTCTCTACTCAGTTACAGGAACTGTCAACATGGCCCAACTTTCTGAACGTGTCGGTCAAGTCAACCAAGATGGAATATTGACAACAATCGCGATTTTGTTCTTTGTTGTATTTGCTACAAAAGGCGCACTATTTCCGTTGTATTTTTGGATGCCACATGCGTATGCAAAACCACCAGCTGTTATTTCAGCCTTATTCGGTGCATTGCTTACCAAAGTAGGTATTTATTCGATATTACGCGTATTCACCTTGATCTTTAATGGGAATGTAGACTATACCCATACCTTTTTCATTATACTCGCTGGATTTACGTTAATTTTTGGCGTAGTTGGAGCAATGTCTACAAACAATATCAAATTAATTATTGCTTATAACATTATTCCAGCAATCGGATTTATGATTATGGGAGTTGGTATATTTACTGAAGGATCTTTAGCTGGATCCGTTTATTATTTACTTCATGACATGATCATTAAAGGTGCCTTGTTCATGCTCGTTGGAGCAGTGGCAATTGTTGCCGGTACTTCTGATTTACGAAAGATCAGTGGTCTTATTAAACAGTATCCATTATTAGGCTGGCTCTTTTTCATAGCTACTCTGACGCTCGCAGGTTTACCACCTTTCAGTGGCTTTATTGGTAAACTATTGTTATTGAAAGGAGCATTTGAAAATGGACATTATGTGATTGGTGCTGTTGGGTTGATTACGAGCTTATTGATTTTAGTATCTGTTATGCGTATTTTCTTGAATGGATTTTGGGGAGAAAGCATGACATTACCAACTAAAACACGATCGATCAGACCACTCTACTTTCCGATTACATTCTTACTCATCTTTTCTGTTGTACTTGGTATCGGGGCAGAATGGTTCTTACCACACATCCAACAAATTGGTGTTGATCTGATGGATCCATCCATTTATGTTGACACAATCTTAAAGGAGTAG
- a CDS encoding Na+/H+ antiporter subunit E, which translates to MAFQLLINLAIGLIWMFLTESYEFVTFLIGFIIGVFLLFLLNRFIPDTFYFKYVLAIWKLILLFAKELLIANIDVLKMVYRPKIDMQPGIVALPTDLRSNWEITLLANLITLTPGTLSVDVSADNNFIYIHAMDLPDVDETINQIKGTFESAIKDVTR; encoded by the coding sequence ATGGCTTTTCAACTTTTGATCAACCTCGCAATCGGTCTCATATGGATGTTTTTGACAGAGTCGTATGAGTTTGTCACATTTTTGATTGGTTTCATTATCGGGGTTTTCTTATTATTTCTGTTAAATCGATTCATACCTGATACCTTTTATTTCAAGTATGTCCTTGCAATTTGGAAGTTGATTCTCCTCTTTGCTAAAGAATTATTAATCGCTAACATTGATGTTCTTAAAATGGTTTATAGACCGAAAATTGACATGCAACCTGGTATTGTTGCTTTGCCAACCGACTTAAGATCGAACTGGGAAATCACTTTATTAGCTAATTTGATTACATTAACGCCAGGTACTTTATCCGTTGATGTATCAGCAGATAACAATTTCATTTATATCCATGCAATGGATTTGCCTGATGTCGATGAGACCATTAATCAAATTAAAGGGACATTCGAGAGTGCGATAAAGGATGTGACACGATGA
- a CDS encoding Na(+)/H(+) antiporter subunit F1 yields the protein MSILLHNVIWFCMIVNAISIIMLLYRAIKGPSNPDRAVAIDTIGINLISMTGLVAIQLNTTMLNDVILLIGILTFIATVAIAKFLEKGVIIDRSRD from the coding sequence ATGAGCATTTTGTTACACAACGTCATTTGGTTTTGTATGATCGTCAATGCGATATCCATTATCATGTTACTTTATCGCGCGATTAAAGGACCTTCGAATCCAGACCGTGCAGTAGCCATTGATACAATTGGAATTAATTTGATATCTATGACAGGATTGGTCGCTATCCAACTTAACACGACTATGTTAAATGACGTCATTTTATTGATTGGTATCTTAACGTTTATCGCAACGGTTGCAATAGCGAAATTCTTAGAAAAGGGTGTTATCATTGACCGAAGTCGTGATTAG
- the mnhG gene encoding monovalent cation/H(+) antiporter subunit G, whose amino-acid sequence MTEVVISVLLLMGTFFVFSGSLGIIRFPDVYSRLHAATKSATLGVSGVMLAAFLFFLFKENIVSGKLILGILFVLLTAPVSGHMISRSAYRTGVPLSDRTIKDELQTNYEDQSSSSK is encoded by the coding sequence TTGACCGAAGTCGTGATTAGTGTCCTATTGCTGATGGGAACATTCTTCGTATTTTCAGGCTCACTTGGAATAATTAGATTTCCAGATGTATATTCTCGTCTACATGCTGCTACGAAGAGTGCTACTCTAGGCGTATCCGGCGTGATGCTTGCTGCTTTCTTATTCTTCTTATTTAAAGAAAACATAGTCAGCGGAAAGCTCATTTTAGGCATTCTATTCGTCTTATTAACCGCACCTGTAAGTGGACATATGATATCGCGTTCGGCATATCGTACAGGTGTACCGCTTTCTGATCGGACCATTAAGGATGAATTACAAACCAATTATGAGGATCAATCTTCTTCATCAAAATAA
- the pssA gene encoding CDP-diacylglycerol--serine O-phosphatidyltransferase, which produces MYFLERVDHTVKRMKSQAANVLTLLNLTLGAIAIVCILNGQLELSFWFIFLCALFDRFDGMIARKLQIESEFGKQLDSLCDLISFGVAPAFLIYEAVLFEFGLPGIVFILIYIICGAIRLARFNITEFEGHFTGLPITLAGCFVALSYLTVDLLPHYLFMFLVLILSFFMLSNVSIQKR; this is translated from the coding sequence ATGTATTTTCTAGAACGGGTTGATCACACAGTCAAACGTATGAAGAGTCAAGCCGCCAATGTACTGACATTACTGAATTTAACACTTGGGGCTATCGCAATTGTGTGCATACTAAATGGACAACTCGAACTCAGCTTCTGGTTCATATTCTTATGTGCGCTGTTCGATCGGTTTGATGGAATGATTGCAAGAAAGCTACAAATAGAGTCAGAGTTTGGAAAGCAACTGGATTCCTTATGTGATTTAATCTCATTTGGAGTAGCACCAGCCTTTCTCATTTATGAAGCTGTTTTGTTTGAATTCGGTCTCCCTGGTATCGTGTTTATTCTCATTTATATTATTTGTGGCGCGATCCGACTTGCCCGGTTTAACATCACAGAATTTGAAGGGCACTTTACTGGTCTACCTATTACATTAGCAGGATGCTTTGTAGCTTTATCTTATTTGACTGTCGACTTATTACCCCATTATTTATTCATGTTTCTCGTCCTTATTCTTTCATTCTTTATGCTTAGTAATGTCTCAATTCAAAAGCGTTAA
- a CDS encoding M3 family oligoendopeptidase yields the protein MKLTQLSQQWNLENIFAGGSTSEQLSTYIQSIETHIVELKSKIDSCNPSNHQELAEVVEEMSRLSSRLHESSAYVGCLVAQDVKDKEAVAIRGKLDAIGAKYHSLWTQFEEKLTQVSDNEWKTLLQYDGLYPYSFVLNERRQHAVEKLSFSQESLINDLAVDGYHAWSNLYDLVVGKMSIPFEEDGEQKELSVGQLDNKLSSQSKETRQRAFESYSKAWEEQEDFCSEALNHLAGFRLSTYDHRKWDSVLKEPLQINRMSQATLDTMWKVIEQHKNTFVKYLDRKAEMLGLEQLGWTDVDAPIGKTETKVSYDEAANFIIDQFKQYNPKMSEFSRQAFEKSWIEAEDRTGKRPGGFCTSFPNAKETRIFMTFSGTPSNVSTLAHELGHAYHQHVMDELPYLNQNYAMNVAETASTYAEMLVSDAAVETAKTEEERLVLLEDKIQRSVAFFMNIHARFLFETRFYEERSKGLVSVSRLNELMEEAQKEAYCDALGEYHPHFWASKLHFYITDVPFYNFPYTFGYLFSAGIYAIAKEQGDAFEDKYIALLQDTGRMTVEELAEKHLGEDLTKPQFWTRAIQLAVEDVEEFLKLTK from the coding sequence TCGTTGAGCTCAAAAGCAAGATCGACAGCTGTAATCCAAGCAATCATCAGGAATTAGCAGAAGTGGTTGAAGAAATGAGCCGTCTTTCATCACGTCTGCACGAAAGTAGCGCTTATGTAGGGTGTTTAGTGGCACAAGATGTAAAAGATAAGGAAGCTGTAGCTATTAGAGGAAAGCTCGATGCAATTGGTGCGAAATACCACTCACTATGGACACAATTTGAAGAGAAATTGACTCAAGTATCAGATAATGAATGGAAGACGTTATTACAATATGATGGTTTGTATCCATACTCCTTTGTTTTGAATGAACGTAGACAACATGCAGTGGAAAAACTGAGCTTTAGTCAAGAATCACTCATTAACGATTTAGCAGTGGATGGCTACCATGCTTGGTCTAACTTGTACGACCTTGTCGTTGGTAAAATGAGTATCCCATTTGAAGAAGATGGTGAACAGAAAGAGCTATCAGTCGGACAACTTGATAATAAACTATCTAGCCAAAGTAAAGAGACACGCCAACGTGCATTCGAAAGTTACTCCAAAGCTTGGGAAGAGCAAGAAGACTTTTGTTCAGAAGCACTCAATCATTTAGCAGGCTTCCGTTTAAGCACATATGATCATCGCAAATGGGACTCTGTATTGAAAGAACCGCTTCAAATTAACAGAATGTCTCAGGCGACACTTGATACGATGTGGAAGGTCATAGAACAACATAAGAACACCTTCGTGAAATATCTAGATCGCAAAGCTGAAATGCTTGGTCTCGAGCAACTAGGTTGGACGGATGTAGACGCACCCATCGGTAAGACAGAAACAAAAGTATCCTATGACGAAGCAGCAAACTTTATCATTGACCAATTCAAACAATACAACCCTAAAATGAGTGAGTTTTCGCGTCAAGCGTTTGAGAAATCTTGGATTGAAGCAGAGGACCGAACAGGAAAGAGACCTGGAGGATTTTGCACAAGCTTCCCAAACGCAAAAGAAACACGTATCTTCATGACGTTTTCAGGTACACCTAGCAATGTATCTACGCTTGCACATGAGCTCGGTCACGCCTATCACCAGCATGTAATGGATGAACTTCCATACTTGAACCAAAATTACGCAATGAACGTAGCAGAGACAGCTTCGACGTATGCTGAAATGCTTGTTTCAGATGCAGCGGTAGAAACGGCGAAAACTGAAGAAGAGCGTCTTGTATTGTTAGAAGATAAAATTCAACGGTCTGTAGCTTTCTTTATGAATATCCATGCACGTTTCTTATTTGAAACACGCTTTTATGAGGAGCGGTCAAAAGGTCTTGTATCAGTATCTAGATTGAATGAGTTAATGGAGGAAGCACAAAAAGAAGCATATTGTGATGCGCTTGGTGAATATCACCCACACTTCTGGGCTTCAAAGCTACATTTCTATATTACAGACGTGCCTTTCTATAACTTCCCATACACATTCGGGTATTTGTTTAGTGCTGGTATTTATGCAATTGCGAAAGAACAGGGAGATGCGTTTGAAGACAAGTACATCGCATTGTTACAAGATACGGGTAGAATGACCGTAGAAGAATTAGCTGAAAAACATCTTGGCGAGGATTTAACCAAGCCACAATTTTGGACTCGAGCTATACAGCTTGCTGTTGAAGACGTGGAAGAGTTCCTGAAACTCACTAAATAA